One Pseudomonas abieticivorans genomic region harbors:
- a CDS encoding PA1571 family protein, whose product MGLQNSTEQTVAVKRIHPHEAVGGSIIDAQGQEVPITEDMIQDACQELEKRLVKPSKND is encoded by the coding sequence ATGGGCTTACAGAACAGCACCGAGCAAACCGTGGCGGTCAAACGTATCCACCCGCACGAAGCGGTGGGCGGCTCGATCATCGACGCCCAGGGGCAGGAAGTCCCGATCACTGAAGACATGATTCAGGATGCCTGTCAGGAACTGGAGAAACGCCTTGTCAAACCCTCCAAGAACGATTGA
- a CDS encoding penicillin acylase family protein → MASPAPFTFIPRFGAAATMVGLLSLTGCQNWLDDRYADTLPPDSGVQPLKGLAQNVSVRRNAMGMPLIESNSFHDALFAQGYIAATDRISQMVGMRLLAQGRLSEMAGPDTLEIDRFMRTVNLRKSAAELYAGSSPRLKRFFEVYARGVNAYLFRYRDKLPMDLAESSYKPEYWQPEDSALIFCLMNFGLSVNLQEEINSLVLAQKIGPDKLAWLMPTYPDDPLPFAETDKLKGLTLNGQIAGLGELNTVAASLADMNMLGVAASNNWAFSPQRSRSGKSLFANDTHLPIAIPSAWNYVQIRAPKYQAAGVSMAGFPGVLSGFNGKVAWGMTMAMGDNQDIFLEKVKREGGRLLYLADGKWLPAMARNETFFIKGQRPIRETVYETRHGPLLNSALGEKKNALQPMALNSGLGLALQMPDYKDDKTLDAFFDLSRAQSAEAASDASREIRAIAVNMVFADAEHIGWQVTGRFPNRREGLGLVPSPGWDSRYDWDGYADAMLHPYDQDPPQGWLGTANQRTVPHGYGMQLSNSWYYPERSERMAQLAANGKQDSRSMIAMQYDQTTTFAPKLKAMLQAPGMAQPLKKAIDALPAADRAKAQEALTRLLAFNGNLSATSADAALYELFLQESTRQIFLDELGPENSPSWKAFVANGNLSYSAQADHLLAREDSPFWDDIRTPQKEDKPAILARSLAAAVTAGDSQLGADHKAWQWGNLHHYTWTSQAKGPVGSANLFNRGPRPAGGDHTTLNAAAYAWGDNFDVTLVPAMRLIVDFGQAEPMMGMNGTGQSSNPASPHYADGIDPWLKGQYVSFPMQPQNFERAYGNKRLTLTPGK, encoded by the coding sequence ATGGCCTCGCCAGCCCCTTTTACCTTCATCCCCCGGTTCGGCGCCGCCGCGACAATGGTTGGGCTGCTTAGCCTGACGGGTTGCCAAAACTGGCTCGACGACCGCTACGCCGACACCCTGCCCCCCGACAGTGGCGTGCAACCGCTCAAGGGCCTGGCCCAAAACGTATCAGTGCGCCGCAACGCCATGGGCATGCCGCTGATCGAGAGCAACAGTTTCCACGATGCATTGTTTGCCCAAGGCTACATCGCGGCCACCGACCGCATCAGCCAGATGGTCGGCATGCGCCTGCTGGCCCAGGGTCGCCTGAGCGAGATGGCCGGCCCCGACACTCTGGAAATCGACCGGTTCATGCGCACCGTCAACCTCAGGAAGAGTGCCGCCGAGCTCTATGCCGGCTCGTCGCCGCGCCTCAAGCGCTTCTTCGAGGTGTACGCACGCGGGGTCAACGCCTACCTGTTCCGCTACCGCGACAAACTGCCGATGGACCTCGCCGAGTCCAGCTACAAGCCTGAATACTGGCAACCGGAAGACTCGGCACTGATCTTCTGCCTGATGAACTTCGGCCTGTCGGTAAACCTGCAGGAAGAAATCAACTCACTGGTGCTGGCGCAAAAGATCGGGCCGGACAAACTCGCCTGGCTGATGCCCACCTACCCGGACGACCCGCTGCCGTTTGCCGAAACCGACAAGCTCAAGGGCCTGACCTTGAACGGGCAAATCGCAGGCTTGGGCGAATTGAACACCGTGGCCGCAAGCCTTGCCGACATGAACATGCTTGGGGTCGCCGCGTCCAACAACTGGGCCTTCTCGCCCCAGCGTAGCCGCAGTGGCAAAAGCCTGTTCGCCAACGACACGCACCTGCCCATCGCCATCCCTTCGGCCTGGAACTACGTGCAGATCCGCGCGCCCAAATACCAGGCGGCCGGCGTGTCCATGGCCGGTTTCCCCGGCGTGCTCAGCGGTTTCAACGGCAAAGTGGCCTGGGGCATGACCATGGCCATGGGCGACAACCAGGACATCTTCCTGGAGAAGGTCAAGCGCGAAGGCGGCCGCCTGCTGTACCTGGCCGACGGCAAATGGCTGCCTGCGATGGCCCGCAACGAAACCTTTTTCATCAAGGGCCAGCGGCCAATCCGCGAAACCGTGTACGAAACTCGCCACGGCCCCCTGCTCAACAGCGCCTTGGGCGAAAAAAAGAACGCCCTGCAACCCATGGCCCTGAACAGCGGCCTGGGCCTGGCGCTGCAAATGCCGGACTACAAGGACGACAAAACTCTCGATGCGTTTTTCGACCTGTCCCGTGCGCAATCGGCTGAAGCGGCGTCCGACGCCAGCCGTGAGATCCGCGCCATCGCGGTGAACATGGTGTTTGCCGATGCCGAGCACATTGGCTGGCAGGTGACCGGGCGCTTCCCCAACCGTCGCGAAGGCCTGGGCCTGGTCCCGTCACCGGGCTGGGACAGCCGTTATGACTGGGACGGCTATGCCGATGCGATGCTGCACCCCTATGACCAGGACCCGCCGCAAGGCTGGCTGGGCACTGCCAACCAGCGCACCGTGCCCCATGGCTATGGCATGCAGTTGTCCAATTCCTGGTACTACCCGGAGCGCAGCGAGCGCATGGCGCAACTGGCAGCCAACGGCAAGCAGGACAGCCGCAGCATGATCGCCATGCAGTACGACCAGACCACCACGTTCGCCCCCAAGCTCAAAGCGATGCTCCAGGCCCCCGGCATGGCCCAGCCGCTGAAAAAGGCCATCGACGCCCTGCCCGCCGCCGACCGCGCCAAGGCTCAGGAAGCGCTGACCCGCCTGCTGGCCTTCAACGGCAACCTGTCGGCCACCTCGGCCGATGCCGCGCTGTACGAACTGTTCCTGCAGGAAAGCACCCGGCAGATCTTCCTGGACGAACTGGGCCCGGAAAACAGCCCGAGCTGGAAGGCCTTCGTGGCCAACGGCAACCTGTCGTACTCGGCCCAGGCCGATCACTTGCTGGCACGCGAAGACAGCCCGTTCTGGGACGACATTCGCACGCCACAAAAAGAGGACAAGCCCGCCATCCTGGCCCGCAGCCTGGCCGCCGCCGTGACCGCCGGCGACAGCCAATTGGGCGCCGATCACAAGGCCTGGCAGTGGGGCAACCTGCACCACTACACCTGGACCTCGCAAGCCAAGGGCCCGGTCGGCAGCGCCAACCTGTTCAACCGCGGGCCACGCCCGGCCGGTGGCGACCACACCACCCTGAACGCCGCGGCCTACGCCTGGGGTGACAACTTCGACGTGACCCTGGTCCCGGCCATGCGCCTGATCGTCGACTTCGGCCAGGCCGAACCGATGATGGGCATGAACGGCACCGGCCAGTCTTCCAACCCGGCCAGCCCGCACTATGCCGACGGGATTGACCCGTGGTTGAAGGGGCAGTACGTGTCGTTCCCGATGCAGCCGCAAAACTTCGAAAGGGCCTACGGCAACAAGCGCCTCACGTTGACCCCTGGCAAATAA
- a CDS encoding glutathione binding-like protein, protein MIDLHYWTTPNGHKITLFLEEAGLAYNVHPVNIGKNEQFEPAFLKISPNNRIPAIVDTAPADGGAPISLFESGAILLYLAEKTGLFIAQDLRGREETLQWLFWQMGGLGPMAGQNHHFNAFAPEKIPYAMKRYIDETARLYGVLDKRLADREFVAGNDYSIADMAIYPWIVPYERQSQDLNSFPNLKRWFDSVKARPATVRAYAWTDKINPPKA, encoded by the coding sequence ATGATCGACTTGCATTACTGGACCACCCCCAACGGCCACAAGATCACCCTGTTCCTGGAAGAGGCCGGCCTTGCCTACAACGTGCACCCGGTCAACATCGGCAAGAACGAGCAGTTCGAGCCGGCCTTCTTGAAAATTTCCCCCAACAATCGCATCCCGGCCATCGTCGACACCGCGCCTGCCGACGGCGGCGCGCCGATTTCGCTGTTCGAGTCCGGGGCGATCCTGTTGTACCTGGCCGAGAAGACTGGGCTATTCATCGCCCAAGACCTGCGCGGGCGTGAAGAAACCCTGCAATGGCTGTTCTGGCAAATGGGCGGCCTGGGCCCGATGGCCGGGCAAAACCACCACTTCAACGCATTCGCCCCGGAAAAAATCCCCTACGCCATGAAGCGCTACATCGACGAGACCGCCCGTTTGTATGGCGTGCTCGACAAGCGCCTGGCCGACCGCGAGTTCGTCGCCGGCAACGACTACAGCATCGCCGACATGGCCATCTACCCGTGGATCGTGCCGTACGAGCGCCAAAGCCAGGACCTGAACAGCTTCCCGAACCTCAAGCGCTGGTTCGACAGCGTCAAGGCCCGGCCGGCCACCGTTCGCGCCTACGCCTGGACCGACAAGATCAACCCGCCCAAGGCCTGA
- a CDS encoding LEA type 2 family protein → MIAQAYALRTVALLLLLSLGGCSTWFTGGFQDAQVHLVKVEVVKAKLLQQQFVLHFSIDNPNDSSLPVRGLRYRIHLADILLADGDYDEWFTVAANSRGYFQVPIRTNLWQHLRDVVKLLRHPDRPIPYRLEGELSTGLFFGHTQQLSRSGEIIPGDLIPE, encoded by the coding sequence ATGATTGCCCAGGCATACGCGTTACGCACAGTCGCTCTACTTTTGCTGCTCAGCCTGGGCGGCTGTTCGACGTGGTTCACTGGCGGCTTCCAGGACGCGCAAGTGCACCTGGTCAAGGTTGAGGTGGTCAAGGCCAAGCTGTTGCAGCAACAATTCGTGTTGCATTTTTCCATCGACAACCCCAACGATTCAAGCCTGCCGGTGCGCGGCCTGCGCTACCGCATCCATCTGGCCGACATCCTGCTCGCCGATGGCGATTACGACGAATGGTTTACCGTGGCCGCCAACAGCCGTGGTTATTTCCAAGTGCCGATCCGCACCAACCTGTGGCAGCACCTGCGTGACGTGGTCAAACTGCTGCGCCACCCCGACCGCCCCATCCCCTACCGCCTGGAGGGCGAGTTGAGTACCGGATTATTTTTCGGCCATACCCAGCAGCTTTCGCGCAGTGGTGAGATAATTCCCGGCGATCTAATTCCGGAGTAA
- a CDS encoding ABC transporter transmembrane domain-containing protein yields the protein MISILPSRFRRALRLASRFVKPYRWQAMGALLALVITAGITLSMGQGIKMLVDQGFMTQSPHLLNQSIGIFLLLVLALAAGTFTRFYLVSWIGERCVADIRKQVFDHLIYLHPGFYENTRSSEIQSRLTTDTTLLQSVIGSSLSLFLRNALMVIGGVVLLFVTNPKLTSIVVIALPLVLAPILIFGRRVRGLSRLSQDRIADVGSYVSETLGQIKTVQAYNHQVEDQRRFGLTVESAFDTARKRILQRSWLITLVIILVLGAVGVMLWVGGMDVIAGKISAGELAAFVFYSLIVGSAFGTLSEVIGELQRAAGAAERIGELLQARNEIKAPSDGLQRLPPRAEGRLALEAVTFAYPSRLEQPAINGMSLSIQAGETLALVGPSGAGKSTVFDLLLRFYDPQQGRLTLDGIDLKALDPSDLRRHFALVSQTPALFVGTVEDNIRYGKASATLQQVEQAARIAHAHEFILQLPQGYQTLLGESGMGLSGGQRQRLAIARALLVDAPVLLLDEATSALDAQSEYLIQQALPTLMAGRTTLVIAHRLATVQNADRIAVIEAGRVIAVGTHRQLVAGNALYARLAALQFG from the coding sequence ATGATCTCGATTCTCCCTTCACGTTTTCGCCGGGCATTGCGCCTGGCCAGTCGTTTCGTAAAGCCTTACCGCTGGCAGGCCATGGGTGCGCTGTTGGCGCTGGTCATCACAGCGGGTATTACCCTGTCCATGGGCCAGGGCATCAAGATGCTGGTCGACCAAGGGTTCATGACCCAGTCGCCACACCTGCTCAACCAGTCCATCGGCATATTTCTATTGTTGGTGCTGGCGCTGGCAGCGGGTACTTTCACGCGCTTCTACCTGGTGTCGTGGATCGGCGAGCGCTGCGTGGCCGACATTCGCAAGCAGGTGTTTGACCACCTGATCTACCTGCACCCAGGCTTCTACGAAAACACCCGCAGTTCCGAAATCCAGTCGCGGCTGACCACCGACACCACGTTGCTGCAGTCGGTGATCGGCTCCTCCCTGTCCTTGTTTTTGCGCAATGCGCTGATGGTGATCGGTGGCGTGGTGCTGTTGTTCGTGACCAACCCCAAGCTCACCAGCATCGTGGTGATCGCCTTGCCGCTGGTGCTGGCACCGATCCTGATTTTTGGCCGGCGGGTGCGCGGCCTGTCGCGCTTGAGCCAGGACCGTATCGCCGATGTGGGGAGTTATGTGTCCGAAACCCTGGGCCAGATCAAGACCGTGCAGGCCTACAACCACCAGGTCGAGGACCAGCGGCGTTTCGGACTGACGGTGGAAAGCGCCTTCGACACCGCGCGCAAGCGGATCCTGCAGCGCTCCTGGCTGATCACCTTGGTGATCATTTTGGTGCTGGGGGCGGTGGGCGTGATGTTGTGGGTAGGCGGGATGGACGTAATCGCCGGCAAGATCTCGGCCGGGGAACTGGCGGCTTTCGTGTTTTACAGCCTGATCGTGGGCAGCGCCTTTGGCACCTTGAGCGAAGTGATTGGTGAGCTGCAACGGGCTGCCGGCGCCGCCGAGCGTATTGGCGAGTTGTTGCAGGCGCGCAATGAAATCAAGGCGCCCAGCGACGGCCTGCAGCGTTTGCCGCCGCGCGCCGAGGGCCGCCTGGCGCTGGAAGCCGTGACCTTCGCCTACCCCTCGCGGCTTGAGCAACCGGCCATCAATGGCATGAGCTTGAGCATCCAGGCCGGGGAAACCCTGGCGCTGGTCGGGCCATCGGGGGCGGGCAAGTCGACGGTCTTCGACTTGTTGCTGCGCTTTTATGACCCGCAACAGGGCCGGCTGACCCTCGACGGCATCGACCTCAAGGCCCTGGACCCCAGCGACCTGCGCCGGCATTTCGCCCTGGTGTCGCAAACCCCGGCGCTGTTTGTCGGCACCGTGGAAGACAACATCCGCTACGGCAAGGCTTCGGCCACCTTGCAACAAGTAGAGCAAGCGGCCCGCATCGCCCATGCGCACGAGTTCATCCTGCAGTTGCCGCAGGGCTACCAGACATTGCTGGGCGAGTCGGGGATGGGCTTGAGCGGCGGCCAGCGCCAGCGCCTGGCGATTGCCCGGGCCTTGTTGGTGGACGCCCCGGTGCTCTTGCTGGACGAGGCCACCAGCGCCCTGGACGCGCAAAGCGAGTACCTGATTCAGCAGGCGTTGCCGACCCTGATGGCCGGGCGCACCACCTTGGTCATCGCCCACAGGTTGGCCACGGTGCAGAACGCTGATCGGATTGCGGTGATCGAAGCGGGGAGGGTGATCGCGGTGGGCACTCACCGGCAACTGGTTGCCGGCAATGCCTTGTATGCCCGGCTGGCGGCGTTGCAGTTCGGTTAG
- a CDS encoding SEC-C metal-binding domain-containing protein, which produces MTQQPHVHGPDCNHDHDHGHDHHEHDHGHVHGPHCNHEPQEPVRNALKDVGRNDPCPCGNGKKFKKCHGA; this is translated from the coding sequence ATGACCCAACAACCCCATGTCCATGGCCCTGACTGCAACCACGATCACGACCATGGTCATGACCACCACGAACACGACCACGGTCACGTGCACGGCCCGCATTGCAACCACGAGCCGCAAGAGCCAGTGCGCAACGCCCTGAAAGACGTGGGCCGCAACGACCCGTGCCCATGCGGCAACGGGAAAAAATTCAAGAAGTGCCACGGCGCTTGA
- a CDS encoding YchJ family protein: MSASICPCGSGNLLDACCGHYHAGHPAPDAQTLMRSRYSAYVLGQVDYLIATTLPVQQPGLDRQAISNWSLQSTWLGLEVENAEVFGGQPEHAFVTFVARWHDSAGEHSHREKSSFVQNAGRWYFIDPTVALKAGRNDNCPCGSGQKFKKCCSAYLTK; this comes from the coding sequence ATGAGTGCTTCCATTTGCCCCTGCGGCAGCGGCAACCTGCTCGACGCCTGCTGCGGGCATTACCACGCCGGCCACCCGGCACCCGACGCGCAAACCCTGATGCGCTCGCGCTACAGCGCCTACGTGCTGGGCCAGGTCGACTACCTGATCGCTACCACCCTGCCCGTGCAACAGCCCGGCCTAGACCGCCAGGCCATCAGTAACTGGAGCCTGCAGAGCACCTGGCTGGGGCTTGAGGTGGAAAACGCCGAGGTATTCGGCGGCCAGCCGGAGCACGCTTTCGTGACGTTCGTAGCTCGCTGGCACGACAGCGCCGGCGAACACAGCCACCGCGAAAAATCCTCATTCGTGCAGAACGCCGGGCGTTGGTACTTCATCGACCCCACCGTGGCGCTCAAGGCCGGGCGCAACGACAACTGCCCCTGTGGCAGCGGGCAAAAGTTCAAGAAATGCTGCAGCGCCTACCTCACGAAATGA
- a CDS encoding OmpA family protein gives MRVLSRAALPVLVVSSVLLAGCATHSDGTAPLNQGNWPICSVIGGVVGGGLGALENSSWAGGLGVLGAITGGLICYAHDGDEDGDGVFDRRDRCPGTPPNTPVSHNGCPLPQYPASVKAPEPAPAEEVITLSDAGNVLFAFNSSDLTNDARSALSGLMDKFKSADVVSIKVVGHTDSVGSDQYNQKLSERRANSVAQYLLSQGLAPSKLSSEGRGESEPIADNSTDEGRAKNRRVELHINR, from the coding sequence ATGAGAGTCCTCTCGCGGGCGGCTTTGCCCGTTCTTGTGGTCAGTAGTGTTCTTCTTGCCGGTTGCGCCACCCACAGTGATGGGACAGCGCCGCTCAACCAGGGGAACTGGCCGATTTGCAGCGTGATTGGCGGTGTGGTTGGGGGCGGATTGGGGGCGTTGGAAAATTCGAGCTGGGCCGGTGGCCTGGGTGTGCTCGGAGCCATTACCGGCGGCTTGATCTGTTATGCCCACGATGGGGATGAAGACGGTGATGGGGTATTCGACCGTCGCGATCGTTGCCCAGGAACACCTCCCAATACACCCGTCAGCCACAACGGCTGCCCATTGCCGCAATACCCCGCAAGCGTGAAAGCACCCGAACCTGCGCCGGCCGAAGAGGTGATTACCCTCAGCGATGCGGGCAACGTGCTGTTTGCGTTCAATTCCTCGGACCTGACCAATGATGCCCGCAGCGCGCTGTCGGGGTTGATGGACAAGTTCAAGAGCGCCGACGTGGTCAGCATCAAGGTGGTGGGCCATACCGACAGCGTGGGCAGCGATCAATACAACCAGAAGCTCTCTGAACGGCGCGCCAACAGCGTGGCCCAGTACCTGCTGAGCCAGGGCCTGGCGCCCAGCAAGCTGAGCAGCGAAGGGCGCGGCGAAAGCGAGCCCATCGCCGATAATTCCACCGACGAAGGCCGTGCGAAGAATCGCCGGGTGGAGTTGCACATCAACCGGTGA
- a CDS encoding class II 3-deoxy-7-phosphoheptulonate synthase: MTTPWSPDSWRALPIQQQPQYPDAARLAHVEQTLASYPPLVFAGEARELRRQFAEVTQGRAFLLQGGDCAESFAEFSAAKIRDTFKVLLQMAIVMTFAAGCPVVKVGRMAGQFAKPRSANDETIDGVTLPAYRGDIVNGIGFDEKSRIPDPERLLQSYHQATATLNLLRAFAQGGFADLHQVHKWNLDFIANSALADKYHQLANRIDETLAFMRACGMDSSPHVRETSFFTAHEALLLNYEEAFVRRDSLTNDYYDCSAHMLWIGDRTRQLDGAHVEFLRGVNNPIGVKVGPSMNPEDLIRLIDTLNPDNDPGRLNLIARMGAGKVGDHLPALIRAVQREGRQVLWSCDPMHGNTIKASSGYKTRDFAQILSEVKQFFQVHQAEGTYAGGIHIEMTGQNVTECIGGARPITEDGLSDRYHTHCDPRMNADQSLELAFMIAETLKQVRR; encoded by the coding sequence ATGACCACTCCCTGGAGCCCTGACAGCTGGCGCGCCCTGCCGATCCAGCAGCAACCGCAGTACCCCGACGCCGCGCGCCTGGCCCACGTCGAACAGACATTGGCCAGCTACCCGCCGCTGGTATTTGCCGGCGAAGCTCGCGAACTGCGCCGCCAGTTTGCCGAAGTGACTCAGGGCCGGGCATTCCTGCTGCAGGGCGGCGACTGCGCCGAGAGCTTCGCCGAGTTTTCTGCTGCCAAGATCCGCGATACGTTCAAGGTGCTGCTGCAAATGGCCATTGTCATGACCTTCGCCGCCGGCTGCCCGGTGGTCAAGGTCGGGCGCATGGCCGGGCAATTCGCCAAGCCGCGCTCGGCCAATGACGAAACCATTGATGGCGTGACCCTGCCCGCTTACCGCGGCGACATCGTCAACGGCATAGGCTTCGATGAAAAAAGCCGTATCCCCGACCCCGAGCGCCTGCTGCAGTCCTATCACCAGGCCACCGCCACCCTGAACCTGCTGCGCGCCTTCGCCCAGGGCGGCTTCGCCGACCTGCATCAGGTGCACAAGTGGAACCTGGACTTCATCGCCAACTCGGCCCTGGCCGACAAGTACCATCAGTTGGCCAACCGCATCGACGAAACCCTGGCCTTCATGCGCGCCTGCGGCATGGACAGCTCGCCCCACGTGCGCGAAACCAGCTTCTTCACCGCCCATGAAGCCCTGCTGCTCAATTACGAAGAAGCCTTCGTGCGCCGCGACAGCCTGACCAACGACTACTACGACTGCTCGGCGCACATGCTCTGGATCGGTGACCGTACCCGCCAACTGGACGGCGCCCACGTCGAGTTCCTGCGCGGGGTCAACAACCCGATCGGGGTCAAGGTCGGCCCCAGCATGAACCCCGAAGACCTGATCCGCCTGATCGACACCCTGAACCCGGACAACGACCCTGGCCGCCTGAACCTGATCGCGCGCATGGGCGCGGGTAAGGTGGGCGACCATCTGCCGGCGCTGATCCGCGCGGTACAACGCGAAGGCCGCCAGGTGCTATGGAGTTGCGACCCCATGCACGGCAACACCATCAAGGCCAGCAGCGGCTACAAGACCCGCGACTTCGCGCAAATCCTCAGTGAGGTCAAACAGTTCTTCCAGGTACACCAGGCCGAAGGCACCTATGCCGGTGGCATCCACATCGAAATGACCGGGCAGAACGTCACCGAATGCATCGGTGGCGCCCGCCCGATCACCGAAGACGGCTTGTCGGACCGCTACCACACCCATTGCGACCCACGGATGAACGCCGACCAGTCGCTGGAGCTGGCGTTCATGATTGCCGAGACGTTGAAGCAGGTTCGCCGCTAA
- a CDS encoding ligase-associated DNA damage response exonuclease, which translates to MDLVIARPEGLYCPPGDFYIDPWRPVERSVITHGHGDHARTGNTHYLAAAPGEGILRARLGQDINLQTLAYGERLQHHGVTLSFHPAGHVLGSAQVRLQYQGEVWVASGDYKVEADGTCAPFEPVRCHTFITESTFGLPIYRWQPQAEIFNEVNDWWRANAAQGRASVLFAYAFGKAQRILHGIDEHIGPILVHGAVEPLNRVYREGGVYIPETHYAGDFKKTDPALRQALILAPPSAGGSTWMRRFGEYSDAFASGWMRLRGTRRRRGVDRGFVLSDHADWPGLLWAIEQTGAERVMVTHGSVAVLVRYLRELGLEAQGFTTQYGDEDEQQAS; encoded by the coding sequence ATGGACCTTGTCATCGCCCGCCCCGAAGGCCTCTACTGCCCGCCTGGCGACTTCTACATCGACCCTTGGCGCCCGGTGGAACGCTCGGTGATCACCCATGGCCACGGCGACCACGCCCGCACCGGCAACACCCACTACCTGGCCGCCGCCCCAGGCGAAGGTATCCTGCGCGCGCGGCTGGGCCAGGACATCAACCTGCAAACCCTGGCCTACGGCGAGCGTCTGCAACACCACGGCGTCACCTTGAGTTTTCACCCTGCCGGCCATGTGCTCGGCTCGGCCCAGGTGCGCCTGCAATACCAGGGCGAAGTCTGGGTGGCCTCCGGCGATTACAAGGTGGAAGCCGACGGCACCTGCGCGCCATTTGAGCCGGTGCGCTGCCACACCTTCATCACCGAATCGACCTTTGGCTTGCCCATCTACCGCTGGCAGCCCCAGGCTGAAATCTTCAACGAGGTGAACGACTGGTGGCGAGCCAACGCAGCGCAGGGCCGCGCCAGCGTGCTGTTCGCCTATGCCTTCGGCAAGGCCCAGCGGATTTTGCATGGCATCGACGAACACATCGGGCCGATCCTGGTGCATGGCGCCGTCGAGCCGTTGAACCGGGTGTACCGAGAAGGTGGCGTGTACATTCCCGAAACCCATTACGCCGGCGACTTCAAGAAAACCGACCCAGCCCTGCGCCAAGCCCTGATCCTGGCCCCGCCCTCGGCCGGCGGCAGTACCTGGATGCGCCGCTTCGGCGAGTACAGCGACGCCTTTGCCAGCGGCTGGATGCGCCTGCGCGGCACCCGCCGGCGGCGCGGCGTGGACCGCGGCTTCGTGCTCTCCGACCATGCCGACTGGCCCGGGCTGCTCTGGGCCATCGAGCAAACGGGCGCCGAACGGGTGATGGTCACCCACGGTTCGGTCGCGGTGCTGGTGCGCTACCTGCGCGAACTGGGTCTGGAAGCCCAGGGTTTCACCACCCAATACGGTGACGAAGACGAGCAGCAGGCCTCATGA
- a CDS encoding OmpA family protein: MSILRTALPLVLITSVLTGCAGLQKTDWPKCAAVGGVTGAALGSIQNSTWAGWGVLVGGGVAAAYCWVHGDGDEDGDGVPDSRDKCPHTPAGTPVDATGCPFPPPPAPVVEEPAPMAKQEVIVIRDVHFQFDSAKLTGPDKMQLDKVVTKLKPEASTTQLTVTGHTDSVGRDAYNQKLSERRAHSVVDYLISQGIPRASFVSVSGAGETQPVADNKTADGRALNRRVEIRIDRQ; the protein is encoded by the coding sequence ATGAGCATACTTCGGACAGCATTACCCCTGGTGTTGATAACCAGCGTGTTGACTGGTTGTGCCGGCCTGCAAAAAACCGACTGGCCCAAGTGCGCCGCCGTCGGGGGCGTGACCGGTGCCGCGCTGGGTTCCATCCAGAACTCCACGTGGGCTGGTTGGGGCGTATTGGTGGGCGGCGGCGTGGCAGCGGCCTATTGCTGGGTGCATGGTGATGGTGACGAAGATGGCGACGGCGTGCCGGACAGCCGTGACAAGTGCCCGCACACCCCGGCAGGTACGCCGGTAGATGCCACCGGTTGCCCATTCCCACCACCACCGGCGCCTGTGGTTGAAGAGCCGGCGCCGATGGCCAAGCAAGAAGTGATCGTGATCCGTGACGTACACTTTCAGTTCGACTCGGCCAAACTGACCGGCCCCGACAAGATGCAGTTGGACAAGGTCGTGACCAAACTCAAACCCGAAGCCAGCACCACGCAACTGACGGTCACCGGCCACACCGACAGCGTCGGCCGCGATGCCTACAACCAGAAGTTGTCTGAGCGCCGTGCTCATTCGGTGGTCGATTACCTGATCAGCCAGGGTATTCCACGGGCCAGTTTCGTCTCGGTCAGCGGTGCGGGTGAAACCCAGCCGGTTGCCGACAACAAGACGGCCGACGGTCGCGCCCTGAACCGCCGCGTTGAAATTCGTATCGATCGTCAATAA
- a CDS encoding DUF6231 family protein, whose amino-acid sequence MTDSFSTRTPQQALAALLDRYAPARVLLVGDASFPALQAFQDAHPAATVAQTAPGALPSELAGQRFDLALVVGGLEHMPKRTGLELLGGIRNLNASRIAVLVDLAASGWSDTDFYSLALQASERFKRDQQVLTLFTYDLREYKQVPDWLNARFWANPENFGKYWW is encoded by the coding sequence ATGACTGACAGCTTTTCTACACGTACGCCGCAACAAGCCTTGGCGGCGCTACTGGACCGTTACGCACCGGCGCGGGTGTTGTTGGTGGGTGATGCCAGCTTCCCGGCACTGCAAGCGTTTCAGGATGCACACCCGGCGGCCACCGTGGCCCAGACCGCGCCCGGCGCCCTGCCTTCGGAGCTCGCAGGCCAGCGTTTCGACCTGGCTCTGGTGGTCGGTGGCCTGGAGCACATGCCCAAGCGCACCGGCCTTGAACTACTGGGTGGCATCCGCAACCTTAACGCCAGCCGCATTGCCGTGCTGGTCGACCTGGCCGCCAGCGGTTGGAGCGACACCGACTTTTATTCATTGGCCTTGCAGGCCAGCGAACGCTTCAAGCGCGACCAACAGGTGCTGACCCTCTTTACCTATGATTTGCGCGAGTACAAACAGGTGCCGGACTGGCTGAACGCCAGGTTTTGGGCCAACCCGGAAAACTTCGGCAAGTATTGGTGGTGA